DNA from Mustela lutreola isolate mMusLut2 chromosome 6, mMusLut2.pri, whole genome shotgun sequence:
ttgacaatgatatttgcggtgggtttttcatagatggctttgatgatattgaggtatgtgccctctatccctacactttgaagagttttgatcaggaagggatgctgtactttgtcaaatgctttttcagcatcaattgagagtatcatatggttcttgttctttcttttattgatgtgttgtatcacattgactgatttgtggatgttgaaccaaccttgcagccctggaataaatcctacttggtcgtggtgaataatcttttaatgtactgttgaatcctattggctagtattttgttgagtattttcgcatctgtgttcatcaaggatattggtctatagctctcttttttggtgggatccttgtctggttttgggatcaaggtgatgctggcctcataaaatgagtttggaagttttccttccatttctattttttggaacagttttaggagaataggaattagttcttctttaaatgtttggtagaattcccccgggaagctgtctggccctggacttttgtttgtttggagatttttaatgaccatttttttgatgtgtttatctcttttgtgtgtattgagtttgaggagttctttatagatcttgcatatcagccctttgtctatagtgtcatttgtgaatatcttcccatattccgtgagttgcctctttgttttgttgactatttcctttgatgtgcagaagcttttgatcttgatgaaatctgaaaagttcatttttcacttttgtttcctttgcctttggagacacgtcttgaaagaagttgctatggccaatgttgaagaggtgactgcctatgttctcctctaggagttcgatgggttcctgtctcacattgaggtctttcatgcattttgagtttatctttgtgtatggtgtaagagaatggccgagtttcattcctctgcacatagctgtccaattttcccagcaccatttatttaagagactgtctttcttccattggatatttttttctgctttggcaaagattttttgaccatattgttacaccaaagatacagaggtagtgaaaagaagggccatctgtaccccaatgttcatagtagcaatggttacaatagccaaactgtggaaagagccaagatgcccttcaacagatgaatggataaagaagtataaagtactactcagccatgagaaaggatgaatacccaacttttgcatcaacatggaatggatgggactggaggagattatgctgcttgaaataagtcaggcagagaaagccaattatcatatggtttcacttatttgtggaacataaggaatagtatggaggacattagaaggaagggaaaagtgaagggggggaaatcagagagggagatgaaccatgagagattgtggactctgagaagcaaaccgAGGGTTTTGGGGGTATGGAGGGATGGCTTGgcctggtgataggtattaaggagggcacatattgcatggaacactgagtgTCATAGGTAAgtaatggatcttggaacactacatcaaaaactaataatgatgTACTGCATGATGACTAATATAACTTAAGagaaaatagtaataaagaataaagatctttttgaactgttaaaaaaaagcaacagtgtCTCCATAATTGAATTGATAAACTTAGAAGGCTTGCAGTTGTTCTGAAGGATGGGGTGCCCAACAGGGAATGCACAGCTTAGCCCAGCTGCCCACTGAGACATGAGCTACCGTGACAGAGACCAGTGAAAAATACTTCTCAAGTGACATAATGATACAACGTGCACAGATGTGGGGTTGCAGTACTATTTTATAATGAATAGTTTGaactaattggtttatattttaatttgtattattacatattttattacttaGTTAAATTAGTATTTTAGAGTACAGTGTAGAACTACTTTCACTACATTTTCACAAACATAGTGTGCTTAGTGGTGCATATAGCCAAGCATCATTGTTGCCTAACATGACTGTATCAAATGCAGCACATGAATATCTCACATAAAACTTGGGGAAATAGGACACAAGAGTGAATTATTAGAGAAAACCCTAATCAACCTACTGTAGTTTTAaatactttccatttatttcctagCCATCACTTGGAAGTGAATACGCCCCTCACTAGGTTGGCTAATGCCCCCTTTACATCCTTATTCCTCAGGGTGTAGATAAAAGGGTTCAGTGCAGGTGTCACCACTCCATAGAAGAGTGCCATGAACTTGGGCTGGTCCTTTGAGATGGAAGAGGGGGGCTGAAGGTACATGCTAATGGCTGGAccataaaacaagaaaactacaatgaggtggGAGGAACATGTCCCAAaggccttcctccttccctcagaAGACTTAACTTTAAATACAGCATGTCCAATACAAGCATAGGAAGCAAGAATTAAGCACAGAGGAACAGCTAACATAAAAATACACACCACAGAGAGCGTGAGCTCATTAGCAGCCTTTTCTCCACAGGCAGCCTTTATCAGAACAGGAATCTCACACACCAAGTGATCCAATTTATTGAGGCCACACAGTGGTAACTGTAAGGTAGCAGTGGCCTCTGAGACAGCATAGGTGATTCCAGTCAGCCACACAGAGGATACCAACAGGATACAGACACGTGGGTTCATGATGAGGGTGTAGTGCAAAGGCTTGCAGATAGCCACATAGCGATCAAAAGACATGATAGCCAAAATCAGACATTCTGTGCCCCCcattaagtgaaagaaataaagcTGAGCCGCACAGCCAATATAGCTGATTGTCTTCCTAGCACTTCCCAGGTTAAAAAGCATCTGAGGGACAATGCTTGTGATGTAGCACATGTCTAGGAAGGAGAGGTTTGtgaggaagaaatacatggggcTGTGCAGACGGGCATCTAACCTAGACACTAGAATAATGGCTACATTTCCAACCATGGCCATGGGGTATGTTATAAGAAGAACAGCAAAGAGAGGAAGATCCATCCAAGGACGGTCTGAGAAACCTAGTAGAATAAACTCTTCAGGATGGCTGTTGTTCATTGCACCAGTCCTTACTTTGTTTCACCTACAGCAGAGAAGTGGCAGAAAAGATAGGAAGAGTTAGGAGAACTGTATGTGTCATCCACTGACAGAGGATGGGCTACAGAATCTTgtgagggaaataataaaaggaatcTGACACCAGGTGACTTACTTTCCCTCCTGACACTACAAAACGGAGCTGGTGACTTTAGAAAAATAGCCTGACCATGCTGAAACTCAATGTATAAAAGCATGACAATGATGATCTCCTTGTGTTACAAAGAGGATTAAATGGAAAGTGGAAGCATCTTTTGTTTTAGAAACTCCCAAGTAAGGATTTTCAAACTTTGCATGCTTGCATAAAAATCATATGAGGAGATTGTTAAAATGCAACTTATCAATTTCTGTTTCTTGGTGTCTGATAGAGTGGATGTGACATGGGGCCCCGGGGACACTGATGCAAGGTATTCCTGAAATATTATGAGCAGTGGAATTCTTGAGGTAGCTGACTCACAAGAAGGAGAACACGAGCTGTAATACCATCGTGACAGCCTTGTCCAAACTCAAGTAGTCAGTTGAATAGTTTTATCATCTCTACGGAGAGTAAGAAGGTAGATTTTGTACAAGTCCATTTTGGTATTTTGGAAGTGAGCAAGAAATGTCAGGTTCCTGAAGTATGAACTGAGAGCTGAGCCATGACATATGTTTCCCATGCTGAAGAATTTATTTGGGGATGTGTATTTTCTTGTATAAGTACTTCCTTCAAACTGGGCACTTGATTTTTCCATTAAAACTTAATTTACTATCTGGTAGTGATTTTCCTTTATTAAGTGgacttttaattctatttttataggAGTTTGCACAGTTATTAGTGATCCGCTTGATTGTAAATAGCTACAAATACAGCTTTTAACTCCAGAGAACTGGTGTCCGGAGGAAAGCTGATATTCCAACTCAGTCAGGACCAGAGACTCACATACATTTTCACAAACTATTTTAcatattccttttgtttttctttcttttcacagtattatttttgtgtgtgtgttagtcaccatacagtatatcattagctttggtgtagtgttccttttttttttttttttttaagataagaagCACATTGTAACAAGAAAATCAACTAGCTGAGTAGTGTTTTGGAAAGATTAACTAgagaaccattttttaaaaaaattatactgttCTTTCCATTAGTGGCAAATTGTGTTTCGTTATATCTATAATTCCTTTTGCAAGATAAGATAGATCATGATTATGGCTATGATGCATCCAGTGACAAATTCTGACTTATGTCACTAGCGAGTTTGTGGTTTAAGAGTAACAAACATTATGTTTGTATGGTTACAAAGTACAGTATTCACATTCTATATTTCATTAAATCCTCAAAGCCATCTTGTGAGGTGTTACACAAAACCCATAGTTTTTGTTTGGGGGTTCTAGTCGGGGAAGTGAGCTACTCATATAGCCTTGACCAAAGAACGGTCCTGTTCTATTGGGAAAGGTCATTCTCTGAGTGCACAGTTTTGGGAGGGACACACATGGAgtagtgagggaggaaggggccaccTGCCTAGCTAGCCAGATCATCCTAATCGACCCTGGCAATCAAGAGGGTGACAGATGTCACAGACAGGTActcatcacatgtcctccttaatccccatcacataCTTATCCCATTCCTTTGTCCAACTCCCCTCTAATAACTATGAGCTTGTTCTCTACAGTTGAGTCTAGTTCTTGGGGGATAGGAGGCatgcatttgtgatgagcaccatCACAAATGGGATGGGATCTTTGAATCACCctatggtacacctgaaactagtattccattgtatgttaactaactggaattagaataaaaactaaaagcaaaacaaaacaaactactcATGACTAAAATGTGAATGTTGCTCTTTGATTACACACTATCCCTAGGTCAGAAGTGcacaaataacaataaaatagtaATAGTTCTAACTAATCCTTAATAAGCCCTGTGTGCTGAAAACTCCAAGAAGGATTTTGTACACATTACATCATTTAGGACTCCTCCCTAGAACTTATGAGAAAGGAAATTTTGGTATCCATATTTTAGGATATTGCTAATCATTCATTTAGGATGTAATTGAACATTCCATGAATGATTGCCTTCTAATAATTAGGGAGGTTCTAAAGATCAAAAAGCAATTAATTACTCAAATGAGGTAGTGAGATAATAAAACGATGATTTCAGAGTCTcaaaattccaaagaaaacatctgtAGTCTGGAGATGTTTCCTGAATGAATGTGTCTACTATACCTTATTTGACCTTGACATTACTCAAGATGTGGTATGAGTGCACTATGTTAGGAACACAAGTTTGTCTAAGTTCTTTTTCAGGTAAAGAGTCTATGTTTTATATGGGATCTGAAGTAAAAGCATGATATGaattaattagttaaaatgaGTATTCTAAAATTATGATCTACTCACATTATTAAATAGTTGTCCACTAAAATCCTTCATGTCTACTCATTTAATATGATTATACTCACCTTTTAGATTTTTCTGTCATGGAACATAACTCCATTTTTTAAGGGGTAATTCAGATTTGAGCCTCCATGAATTCTTCCACAGTTAATTTTATCTAACCTTAATGATTCAAGTATACTTTcaacaattttattaaatttgtattatttgGAATTTTGTTCATATTACTCACCTCATAGACTAGTTTTGTTTGTGATGGTGACCAGTGCAGCTCCTCCTTAAGCTCTTTAAATAGTTCTCTAGAGATACCACAGCAGTGTCTTAAtcaataaaatacacacatgaTGCATATTTGAGCTTTACAATTCTATCCTAGATTTGTAAGCTTCACCATGTCATTTTCACAGGACTTCAGTCCTGTTAGTTCTTGGATCCATGACTTTGCATCTTCTACTTCCAATGATTTTTTCATCGCTGTTTTACCGCAGACTGCACAGGGGTCCGTTTATCCATGGATGCTTAAAGTGCGTTTAATGAAGTGCCAGCCTTTATTCCTTTTGACACCTCCTTTATATCTCCAATCACATGTTCATTCCAGCTTATTTGAACCATAGATCATCTTCATCACACACTGTTGCTTTAAGTGAAAGCCTGAGAGAGATTAATTACCAAGAGTAATCTGCTTGCATTCTATTGCCACCAAACTAGTATTTTCAAAGTCTAGAAAAGTGTTCCTGAAATGAAATGCTTTCtgatattcttatatatattagGTACTGTGATGTACACACATTCCCACCCTCCCAAGAATGGGTACTTTAAAACAAGTGTCCTTTTACTCACCTTATTGTGATAAGTATCACTCAATCGAAAGGAATTTTGAAAGAAGACATGAATTTCCAAACTTTCAGAGAATGATAGAGAAACTGTAGTACATAGATGAGTACCTAAGAATtagcttcataaaaaaaaaaaaaagaaatgtgtttttcatttctaacaaTGCTGacgataagaaaagaaaaaaaaccctggatTAGAAAGACAATAGCAGAGAATATCAAGAATGAATTCTGAATGTGCTATTTGTAGAATGTTGTTCAGACCCTTGGGCATTGTTTTCTAACAGGCCATTTATGTGTATCCCAGAGGAGCTAGCAGAGAAAGTTCCTTGGGAAACTTCACCATGGAAATGCTTCTTATTAATTACCTACTGAACTGAGAGTGGTAGAAAAGTTTCTTCTGCTActagatttgttttaaaatcaactCATTTTATTTCCCAACATACTGGACACTAATTTTAAAtaggatgggcattaaggagggcatgtgacctcatgagcattgggtattatacaCAATTAATGAATCGTTGATCACTCCATGAATAAGACATAATTGGAGTAGATCTAGTTTGAACAAGTGATTTTGGGGAATTTGAGTGTGAGTTCCTTTAATATCTTTGTTCATTTATAGAATGCCTCTCAGATTTTTTTTGAGACATGTTtgtccacatttttatttaaattccagttacttaaaatacagtgtaatattggtttctggtCTAGAATTTAGGGATTCTGCACTTATATACAAAACAAGGTActcatcacatgtcctccttaatccccatcacacaTTTATCCCATTCCCTTGTCCAACTTCCCTCTAATAACCaggagtttgttctttatagttgagtctgtttcttgggggaTAGGAGgcatggggtgactgggtgatggacattggggagggtatgttctatgttgagtgctgtgaattgtataagagatgattcacagacctgtaccccccaaagcaaataatacattatatgtccataaagaatggaaaaaatagaggagtcaagatggcggagaagtagcaggctgagactacttcagctagccggagatcagctagatagcttatctaaagattgcaaacacctgaaaatccatcggcagatcgaaaagaagaagaacagcaattctggaaacagaaaaacaaccactttctgaaaggtaggaccagcggagaagtgaatccaaagcgacgggaagatagaccccggggggaggggccaggtcCCAGCAAGCGTCGGAGCAACCACGCAGAAAATCAggctttttaaaagtctgttccgctgagggacattgctccagaggctactTGGGGCAAAGCcgacacggggtcagcgtggcctcaggtcctgcagggtcacagaaggatcgggggtgtccgagtgtcgcagagcttgcgggtattggaacgggaaagccagctacagagacagagccgacagtaagctcacagctcggtgttaccttgaaccagtcccaggctcggtgagctcagagcgcagcgggaggtcaggcagacgggagtaactgggtgctgttctctgagggcgcactgaggagtgcggccctgggctctcgtcTCCTCCAgaccggagaccaggaggccgccatttgtattcccgtcctccggaactctacggaaagtgctcagggaacaaaagctcctgaaagcaaacccgagcggattactcaccccggcccctggtaagggtgctgtaattcctcctggggcaaagacacttgagaatcactacaacaggcccctcccccagaagatcaacaagaaaaccaGCCgataccaagttcacctaccaaagagtgcggtttcaataccaaggagagcagcagaattccagaggaggagaaagcaaagcgcggaactcatggctttttccctgtgatttttttttgtcttgaagttaatttaatttttttctttttcattttttgttttttttcttgctttcgggtaaaattttttttaactgttacctttttcttttttaacgattttttactagtttatctaatatatatattttatcttttttatatttttcttaagtgttttcttttttaaaattcttttctttttttctttctttcttcctttttgaacctctttttatcccctttctcccccctcagattttggatctcttctaatttggtaaaagcatattttcctggggttgttgccacccttttagtattttacttgccccttcatatactcttatctggacaaaatgacaagacggaaaaagtcaacacaaaaaaaagaacaagaggcagtaccgaaggctagggacctaatcaatacagacattggtaatatgtcagatctagagttcagaatgacaattctcaaggttctagccaggctcaaaaaaggcatggaagatattagagaaaccctctcgagagatataaaggccttttctggagaaataaaagaactaaaatctaaccaagttgaaatcaaaaaagctattaatgaggtgcaatcaaaaatggaggctctcacagctaggataaatgaggcagaagaaagaattagtgatatagaagaccaaatgacagagaataaagaagctgagcaaaagagggacaaacagctactggacc
Protein-coding regions in this window:
- the LOC131833307 gene encoding olfactory receptor 2B11-like — protein: MNNSHPEEFILLGFSDRPWMDLPLFAVLLITYPMAMVGNVAIILVSRLDARLHSPMYFFLTNLSFLDMCYITSIVPQMLFNLGSARKTISYIGCAAQLYFFHLMGGTECLILAIMSFDRYVAICKPLHYTLIMNPRVCILLVSSVWLTGITYAVSEATATLQLPLCGLNKLDHLVCEIPVLIKAACGEKAANELTLSVVCIFMLAVPLCLILASYACIGHAVFKVKSSEGRRKAFGTCSSHLIVVFLFYGPAISMYLQPPSSISKDQPKFMALFYGVVTPALNPFIYTLRNKDVKGALANLVRGVFTSK